A stretch of the Streptosporangium sp. NBC_01755 genome encodes the following:
- a CDS encoding solute symporter family protein, with protein sequence MSHQSLSTILFLLFVAGTLGITFWASRNTKDATDFYAGGRSFSGVQNGLAIGGDYMSAASFLGIAGIIALSGYDGFLYSIGFLVAWLVALLLVAELMRNSGKFTMADVLAFRMSPRPVRTAAGVSTITVSIFYLLAQMVGAGALVGLLLGVTSPTGKALTIVGVGILMIVYVVVGGMKGTTWVQIVKAVLLMGGATLVTLLVLGHYGFNLSGLLGDAAAQSGKGDAFLNAGLKYGTEAQGIAGKIDLISLGLALVLGTAGLPHILIRFYTVPTAREARKSVLWGIGIIGVFYLLTLVLGFGAAALVGGEKILAQDKAGNTAAPMLAEAVGKTIFGDVGGTILLAVIAAVAFATILAVVAGLTLASSSSFAHDLYAHVFKRGNVTDKEEVLVARISAFVIGAVAIGLGILAQGQNVAFLVALAFAVAASGNLPAILYSLFWKRFNTAGAVSAIYGGLVSALLLVVFSPVVSGSATALFPDANFAWFPLSNPGIVSIPLGFLAGFVGARLSKEYSAGKYAEIEVRSLTGIGAEQATSYQPVGEVQRQPGTNPKLEPSTD encoded by the coding sequence ATGAGCCACCAGAGCCTGTCCACGATCCTGTTCCTGCTCTTCGTCGCGGGAACGCTGGGGATCACCTTCTGGGCCAGCCGCAACACCAAGGACGCCACCGACTTCTACGCCGGTGGCCGGTCCTTCAGCGGTGTGCAGAACGGCCTCGCCATCGGCGGCGACTACATGTCGGCCGCGAGCTTCCTGGGTATCGCCGGGATCATCGCCCTGTCGGGCTATGACGGCTTCCTGTACTCGATCGGCTTCCTGGTCGCCTGGCTGGTGGCACTGCTGCTGGTCGCCGAGCTGATGCGCAACTCCGGCAAGTTCACCATGGCCGATGTGCTGGCCTTCCGGATGAGCCCTCGCCCGGTCCGTACGGCGGCGGGTGTCTCCACCATCACTGTGTCGATTTTCTACCTACTGGCCCAGATGGTCGGCGCGGGCGCGCTGGTCGGCCTGCTGCTCGGCGTCACCTCGCCGACGGGTAAGGCGCTCACGATCGTCGGCGTCGGCATCCTGATGATCGTCTATGTGGTCGTCGGCGGTATGAAGGGCACGACCTGGGTGCAGATCGTCAAGGCGGTGCTGCTCATGGGCGGCGCGACCCTGGTCACCCTGCTGGTGCTCGGCCACTACGGTTTCAACCTGTCCGGCCTGCTGGGTGACGCCGCCGCGCAGAGCGGCAAGGGCGACGCGTTCCTCAACGCGGGCCTGAAGTACGGCACCGAGGCGCAGGGCATCGCGGGCAAGATCGACCTGATCAGCCTGGGCCTGGCCCTGGTGCTCGGCACCGCAGGTCTGCCGCACATCCTGATCCGCTTCTACACGGTGCCCACCGCGCGGGAGGCTCGCAAGTCGGTCCTGTGGGGCATCGGCATCATCGGCGTCTTCTACCTGCTGACCCTGGTGCTCGGCTTCGGCGCCGCGGCACTGGTCGGCGGCGAGAAGATCCTGGCGCAGGACAAGGCAGGCAACACGGCGGCGCCGATGCTCGCCGAAGCGGTCGGTAAGACCATCTTCGGCGACGTCGGAGGCACGATCCTGCTGGCCGTCATCGCGGCGGTTGCGTTCGCCACGATCCTGGCGGTCGTCGCCGGGTTGACGCTGGCGTCGAGTTCCTCCTTCGCCCACGACCTGTACGCGCATGTGTTCAAGCGCGGCAACGTCACGGACAAGGAGGAGGTCCTGGTCGCGCGGATCTCAGCCTTCGTCATCGGCGCGGTCGCCATCGGGCTCGGCATTCTCGCTCAGGGGCAGAACGTGGCCTTCCTGGTCGCGCTCGCCTTCGCCGTGGCGGCTTCGGGGAACCTGCCGGCGATCCTCTACAGCCTGTTCTGGAAGCGGTTCAACACCGCGGGTGCGGTCTCGGCGATCTACGGAGGCCTCGTCTCGGCCCTGCTCCTGGTGGTCTTCTCGCCGGTCGTCTCGGGCAGTGCCACCGCGCTGTTCCCCGATGCGAACTTCGCCTGGTTCCCGCTGAGCAACCCCGGCATCGTGTCGATCCCGCTCGGCTTCCTGGCCGGGTTCGTCGGCGCGCGTCTCAGTAAGGAGTACAGCGCCGGCAAGTACGCGGAGATCGAGGTCCGCTCGCTCACCGGCATCGGGGCCGAGCAGGCCACCTCGTACCAGCCCGTCGGCGAGGTCCAGCGGCAACCCGGCACCAACCCGAAACTGGAGCCCAGTACCGATTAG
- a CDS encoding DUF485 domain-containing protein, with amino-acid sequence MIQITFVGGLVTARQHDSSVYEEIQAGEQFQELKRRFRAWAFPMTAAFLAWYLLYVVLSGWARDFMGAKVLGNINVALIFGLLQFVSTFGIAWAYSRFAEKKLDPLADEIRHKVEGKTE; translated from the coding sequence GTGATCCAGATCACATTCGTGGGAGGTCTTGTGACCGCCAGGCAACATGACTCATCGGTCTATGAAGAGATTCAGGCCGGTGAACAGTTCCAGGAGTTGAAGAGGCGTTTTCGGGCCTGGGCGTTCCCGATGACCGCGGCGTTCCTCGCGTGGTATCTGCTTTACGTCGTCCTTTCCGGCTGGGCGCGTGACTTCATGGGCGCGAAGGTCCTGGGCAACATCAACGTGGCGCTGATCTTCGGTCTGCTCCAGTTCGTGTCGACGTTCGGGATCGCCTGGGCCTACTCCCGTTTCGCCGAGAAGAAACTCGACCCGCTGGCTGACGAGATCCGTCACAAGGTCGAGGGGAAGACCGAATGA